The DNA region CGCCGCCATGGCCCGGGCCATGCGGGAAGCAGCCCGGCGTATCCCCGTAAGCCGCAGGCCCCTTCTGGACATCGTGGGCACCGGGGGGGACCACCAGGGGCTATTGAACCTCTCCACCCTAGGGGCCCTGGTGGCGGCGGCGGGAGGGGTGGCGGTGGCCAAGCATGGGAACCGGGCGGCAAGCTCCAAGGCGGGCTCGGCGGACCTCCTCGAGGCCCTAGGGGTCAACCTGGAGGCCCCCCCGGAGCGGGTGGGCGAGGCCATTGAGGAGCTGGGCTTTGGCTTTCTCTTTGCCCGCCTCTTCCACCCCGCCATGCGCCACGTGGCCCCCGTGAGGGCCGAGCTGGGCATCCGCACCGTGTTCAACCTGCTGGGCCCCCTCACCAACCCTGCGGGGGCGGACCGGTACGTGCTCGGGGTTTTTAGCCCGCGGTGGCTTTTCCCCATGGCCGAGGCCCTGGGCCACCTGGGGGCCAAGGGGTTGGTGGTCCACGGCCAGGGGGCGGACGAGCTCATCCTGGGGGAAAACCAGGTGGTGGAGGTGGGAAAAGGGGCTTATACCCTCGCCCCTGAGGAGGTGGGGCTGGAGCCTTTCCCCCTCGA from Thermus neutrinimicus includes:
- the trpD gene encoding anthranilate phosphoribosyltransferase, yielding MEAVKKALLGEVLTEEEAHGLMGAMMAGELSPVKVAGVLTAMALRGETPSEIAAMARAMREAARRIPVSRRPLLDIVGTGGDHQGLLNLSTLGALVAAAGGVAVAKHGNRAASSKAGSADLLEALGVNLEAPPERVGEAIEELGFGFLFARLFHPAMRHVAPVRAELGIRTVFNLLGPLTNPAGADRYVLGVFSPRWLFPMAEALGHLGAKGLVVHGQGADELILGENQVVEVGKGAYTLAPEEVGLEPFPLEALRGGSPEENAHLAIRILKGEERGPHAQGVALAAGAGFYAAGKVASLREGVRLAQEVLASGEAYGLLERYVAFLQG